TCTTAACGTAACTTATCCGTTCATGATTAGTATAAAAAATACGTCACGTTTTACGAAAAGATACACATCTACCAAAGTAAGTGttttccaaataataaataacttatATATAAAAAGGTATTGCTACGTTATATATGGTCCAAACTGTGTTTCCATTCGAATATTTTATCGCTTATTCTAAAAGCACTCCAACTGTCTACAGCTTCTGCGGCCATCGTTTTTATAGAAACAGGTGTACAGTACTCTTCGGTGGACTCTGGCACGAAGAAGTTTGAAAGTACCGGTACAATATCTCGTTGACGTGGTTCTGGATCCTTGCTACGCTTTAATCGACTGGGCAGTTGTTTCTCATCTATGGACAAATCCACCAAGTTTTTGTAAATGGCTTCATCGAGGGGGAAGTCCAAGGCGCTAGCGATctgtaaaaagaaaagaagatatTTCCCGACACTGTATTGTAAGAAACCTCCTCTTAATACCTTTCCGTTTATCAGACTTTTATAAGTAGGTGGCAAATGCTCCAAGTCGACTGTGAATTTCTGCTTCTTTGTGTCGttcaatttattaattgtaCACATAATAGAATTGTATTCTGGTCTCGCCAGTTTTTCGCCGGAAGTACATGAGTTCATACGAGCTTGGTCCTCGATCTTCGCAGTTTTTGGTGTATCTTGTTTTTTACGTGGTACTCCGGGACCAATATAAGGTTTTATTTTGGGACCTACCACGTCTCTCACCATAGTCTTCTTTACCGGAGAGATTTTGGTCTTTGATGCAACTTTGTTGTGCTTATAACAGGGCATAACAGTGACAACCGGCTGCTTTACTTTTTTGGAGGTAAGTGAGGCACAAGACGGCTTAGTCATGGTTACTTTCTTACTGCTAATGTTATTCTGAGAAGGTTTAAGCGTGGATTGCGATACTTTGGAATCCAAGCTCTTTCTACTGATACCGTTGGAGCCATTTTTAGCAGACAATGCATCGTTCTCCTTCCCTTTTTTATCTCTGGTGCAGTCCCTTCTTTTAGTATCAGTCTTAACTGTGTTCTGTGATTTAAGTACTTTGTCTAATCTTTTTTCTCGCGAAGCGGGCACATTATTGGACTTTTTGGGTTTGTCAGTCTCTTCGGTATATACTTCAGCTCTCTCTGTATTATCTACATCACTTACAGATCTCTGATTTCCAGTTTTACAAGATGCATCGGTTAAAGAAGTACTAGCCGTTTCTCCAACGCAGGAAA
This genomic stretch from Lasioglossum baleicum chromosome 13, iyLasBale1, whole genome shotgun sequence harbors:
- the LOC143214758 gene encoding uncharacterized protein LOC143214758 yields the protein MSANTESFFRPKVRFCQTDVDKQNELKNGASQNSSGRSNKPRIRSIITLDKPVILLKPNKAFSNTDCKETKSELSGCDNAILSCVGETASTSLTDASCKTGNQRSVSDVDNTERAEVYTEETDKPKKSNNVPASREKRLDKVLKSQNTVKTDTKRRDCTRDKKGKENDALSAKNGSNGISRKSLDSKVSQSTLKPSQNNISSKKVTMTKPSCASLTSKKVKQPVVTVMPCYKHNKVASKTKISPVKKTMVRDVVGPKIKPYIGPGVPRKKQDTPKTAKIEDQARMNSCTSGEKLARPEYNSIMCTINKLNDTKKQKFTVDLEHLPPTYKSLINGKIASALDFPLDEAIYKNLVDLSIDEKQLPSRLKRSKDPEPRQRDIVPVLSNFFVPESTEEYCTPVSIKTMAAEAVDSWSAFRISDKIFEWKHSLDHI